One genomic segment of Gammaproteobacteria bacterium includes these proteins:
- a CDS encoding virulence protein RhuM/Fic/DOC family protein, translating into MSDEIIIYQEEGQAVEVRLDTAHDTVWLSQAQMVSLFGRDQSVISRHIGNVFKEEELARGSTMQKMHIANSDRPVDFYNLDVIISVGYRIKSRQGTHFRQWATHVLREHLAQGWTLSKQRFEKNARELEAALALIRKTAQSPELQLESGRGLVDIVSRYAQTFLLLQRYDEGLLSDPKTQAGGELPRVADARAALARLKVDLMARGEATDLFAREREDGLASILGNLDQSVFGEPAYPTIEAKAAHLLYFVIKNHPFSDGNKRSAAFLFVDFLNRNARLLGDNGEPVINDIGLAALTLLVAESDPTNKETMIRLIMNMLAEE; encoded by the coding sequence ATGAGCGATGAAATTATTATCTATCAGGAGGAAGGCCAGGCGGTCGAGGTAAGGTTGGACACTGCGCATGATACTGTCTGGCTGAGTCAGGCGCAGATGGTTAGCTTGTTTGGACGTGATCAATCGGTAATCTCTCGCCATATTGGCAATGTTTTCAAGGAAGAAGAGCTGGCGAGAGGAAGCACTATGCAAAAAATGCATATTGCAAATTCTGACAGGCCAGTGGATTTCTATAACCTTGATGTGATTATTTCGGTTGGTTATCGCATCAAATCTCGGCAGGGCACCCATTTTCGTCAATGGGCGACGCATGTATTACGTGAACACTTGGCCCAAGGTTGGACGCTTTCCAAGCAACGCTTTGAGAAAAATGCCCGCGAGTTGGAAGCAGCGTTGGCGTTGATACGCAAAACAGCCCAAAGCCCCGAATTGCAATTAGAGAGTGGCCGTGGATTGGTCGATATTGTCTCCCGTTATGCCCAAACTTTTTTGTTGTTGCAACGTTATGACGAAGGTTTACTGAGTGACCCCAAGACTCAGGCGGGAGGTGAATTACCCCGCGTGGCTGATGCGCGTGCTGCTCTAGCTCGTCTCAAGGTGGACTTGATGGCACGGGGCGAAGCGACCGATCTGTTCGCCCGTGAACGTGAAGATGGACTGGCCTCGATTCTTGGCAACCTGGATCAATCGGTGTTTGGCGAGCCGGCCTACCCCACCATAGAAGCCAAGGCGGCTCATCTGCTCTATTTTGTGATCAAGAACCATCCGTTTTCCGATGGTAATAAACGTAGCGCAGCCTTTCTGTTTGTGGACTTCCTTAATCGAAATGCGCGTCTGTTGGGTGATAATGGCGAGCCAGTGATAAATGATATTGGTCTGGCAGCGTTGACACTGTTGGTGGCAGAATCTGATCCGACCAATAAAGAGACCATGATTCGCCTGATTATGAATATGCTGGCTGAGGAGTAA